One stretch of Pelmatolapia mariae isolate MD_Pm_ZW linkage group LG3_W, Pm_UMD_F_2, whole genome shotgun sequence DNA includes these proteins:
- the fgb gene encoding fibrinogen beta chain: MKILLLVYLCVYVAWAQDLDFDNEEDDDLVSGTAVDARGHRPLQKGRETFTGNRYAPPPVSGGSRYRGRPTPAPVGGRQIQEKVEQPDAGGCTHASEEMGVLCPTGCDLKTTLLKQERNVKRSIAELKPQVNDLSRSSNTVFNYVNGISNSLRERQRVSNDNSRVVSQYTDRVEEQHAYIKEIVDTVFPSNIRVLQGVLDKIKLKIQKLEKAIQAQRDECKTPCKTKCPIPVVSGKECEDIFRRGGVDSQMYMIQPDAFYPPYKVFCDQASQNGGWLLIQNRLDGSVDFGRRWDEYRRGFGNIAFDSGKGHCATPGEYWLGNDRISQLTKMGPTEVLIEMEDWTGAKVHAQYNQFTVQSETSNYVLAVGGYSGNAGNCFLEGSLELFGENRTMTIHNGMMFSTYDRDNDNWTPGNPTKQCSKEDGGGWWYNRCHSANPNGRYYIGGAYTRQMAKHGTDDGVVWMNWKGSWYSLKAISMKIRPYFASR; this comes from the exons ATGAAGATACTGCTGTTggtttatctgtgtgtgtatgtcgcCTGGGCACAGGACCTTGACTTTGATAACGAAGAGGACGATGACTTG GTCTCTGGAACAGCTGTAGATGCTCGTGGTCACCGCCCACTACAAAAGGGCAGGGAGACCTTCACTGGAAATAGATATGCCCCTCCTCCTGTCAGCGGCGGTAGCAG gtaTCGTGGGCGCCCCACTCCTGCTCCAGTTGGTGGCCGACAGATCCAGGAGAAAGTTGAGCAGCCCGATGCAGGAGGATGTACACATGCTTCAGaggaaatg GGTGTTTTGTGTCCCACTGGCTGCGATCTAAAGACCACATTGCTGAAGCAAGAGAGGAATGTCAAGAGG AGCATTGCAGAACTCAAGCCTCAGGTGAATGATTTGTCTCGGTCCTCCAACACTGTCTTCAACTACGTCAATGGCATATCCAACTCGCTGAGGGAGAGGCAAAGAGTATCTAACG ACAACAGCAGGGTAGTTAGTCAGTACACCGACCGAGTGGAGGAACAGCACGCCTACATCAAAGAGATAGTGGATACTGTGTTCCCTTCCAATATCAGAGTATTGCAG GGGGTCCTGGACAAGATCAAGCTGAAGATCCAGAAGCTGGAGAAGGCCATCCAGGCCCAGAGGGATGAGTGCAAGACGCCGTGCAAGACTAAATGTCCCATACCAGTAGTTTCTG gtAAAGAGTGTGAGGACATCTTCCGTCGGGGAGGAGTAGATTCCCAGATGTATATGATCCAGCCTGATGCCTTTTACCCTCCATACAAGGTTTTCTGTGATCAGGCCTCCCAGAATGGAG GATGGCTTCTTATCCAGAATAGGCTTGACGGCAGTGTTGACTTTGGTCGACGCTGGGACGAATATCGCCGTGGATTTGGAAATATTGCTTTTGATTCTGGCAAGGGTCACTGTGCGACTCCTG GTGAATACTGGCTGGGTAATGACCGTATCAGTCAGCTGACTAAGATGGGTCCAACTGAGGTTCTCATCGAGATGGAGGACTGGACAGGAGCCAAG GTCCATGCCCAGTACAACCAGTTCACTGTCCAATCAGAGACATCCAACTACGTGCTTGCTGTTGGTGGTTATTCTGGTAATGCTGGCAACTGTTTCCTGGAAGGATCTCTTGAGCTCTTTGGTGAAAACCGTACTATGACCATTCACAATGGCATGATGTTCAGTACCTACGACAGAGACAACGACAACTG GACCCCTGGTAATCCCACCAAACAGTGCTCCAAGGAGGATGGAGGTGGCTGGTGGTACAATCGCTGCCACTCAGCCAATCCCAATGGGCGGTACTACATTGGAGGAGCCTACACACGACAGATGGCCAAGCATGGCACAGATgatggtgtggtgtggatgaaCTGGAAGGGCAGCTGGTACTCGCTCAAGGCTATTAGCATGAAGATCAGGCCTTACTTTGCCTCCAGATAA